The following coding sequences are from one Humulus lupulus chromosome X, drHumLupu1.1, whole genome shotgun sequence window:
- the LOC133804660 gene encoding protein EXORDIUM-like 2: MASYNHLSFCYVALVLVLFSFISPSMTSGRKLSALVQPQNPVLKYHRGPLLNGNVTVNIIWYGKFSTSQRSVLVDFLHSLTSLSTPAPPHSVSSWWKTTGGYRGGPRSLVVGNQILDKSCSLGKSLTTRKLIALAAKASGVKKYSNRNAVNVVMTASDVAVDGFCMSRCGTHGSTRGEKKGMRLVYGWVGNPMTQCPGQCAWPFHQPIYGPQNPPLVSPNGDVGVDGMVMNLATVLAGTVTNPFDNGYFQGSVDAPLEAVSACTGIFGEGAYPGYPGKVRVDKVTGASYNTIGVNRRKYLVPAMWDPRTSTCKAPA, from the coding sequence ATGGCTTCCTATAATCATCTCTCCTTTTGTTATGTCGCCCTCGTTCTTGTACTTTTCTCTTTTATCAGTCCTTCCATGACATCAGGCCGGAAGCTCTCGGCTCTGGTCCAACCACAAAACCCGGTTCTCAAGTATCACAGAGGTCCACTCCTCAACGGCAATGTCACCGTTAATATCATCTGGTACGGCAAGTTCTCCACCAGTCAACGCTCTGTGTTGGTTGACTTTCTTCACTCCCTTACCTCTCTTTCGACACCGGCGCCGCCACACTCAGTGTCGTCGTGGTGGAAAACTACTGGCGGGTACAGAGGGGGTCCCAGGTCTCTCGTCGTAGGGAACCAAATCCTCGACAAGAGCTGCTCTCTCGGGAAGTCGCTCACGACCCGAAAGCTCATTGCACTGGCGGCCAAAGCCAGCGGAGTTAAAAAGTATAGTAATCGTAACGCCGTTAACGTTGTGATGACGGCGTCTGACGTGGCAGTTGACGGGTTTTGCATGAGCCGGTGCGGCACCCACGGGTCAACGCGGGGCGAGAAGAAGGGAATGAGGTTAGTATACGGGTGGGTCGGGAACCCGATGACTCAGTGCCCGGGTCAGTGCGCGTGGCCGTTTCACCAGCCGATCTACGGCCCCCAGAATCCGCCGTTAGTTTCTCCGAACGGCGACGTTGGGGTTGACGGAATGGTTATGAATTTGGCCACGGTTTTGGCGGGAACGGTGACGAACCCCTTTGATAATGGGTACTTCCAGGGATCCGTAGACGCGCCATTGGAGGCGGTGAGCGCGTGTACTGGGATATTCGGTGAGGGAGCTTATCCGGGTTACCCGGGGAAAGTTCGGGTTGACAAAGTGACCGGAGCTAGCTATAACACGATTGGTGTAAATAGACGAAAGTATCTTGTCCCGGCAATGTGGGACCCAAGAACATCCACGTGTAAAGCTCCGGCGTAG
- the LOC133803573 gene encoding protein PHOSPHATE-INDUCED 1-like: MASFASKTLAFLFLVSLLHLGSSARILSGESDKTQEPLPFQYHNGPLLFGKVSINLIWYGNFKPSQRAIVSDFITSLTSPSSSKPNTDQPSVSTWWKTIETYQRLANSNSKKPSSLSISLGAEFIDETYSLGKTLTSKHIVRLASKGGQKDAINVVLTAADVAVEGFCSSKCGTHGSSRSDNKLRGNIKSSKFAYIWVGNSETQCPGQCAWPFHQPIYGPQAQPLIAPNNDVGLDGVIINLASLLAGTATNPFGNGYFQGPKEAPLEAGSACPGTFGKGAYPGYAGDLLVDPTTGASYNAHGGNGRKYLLPALFDPSTSTCSTLV; the protein is encoded by the coding sequence ATGGCATCTTTTGCCTCAAAAACTCTGGCTTTCCTCTTTCTCGTCTCTCTACTCCATTTGGGTTCATCGGCTAGGATTCTTTCCGGTGAGTCCGACAAAACCCAGGAGCCACTTCCTTTCCAGTACCACAATGGCCCTCTTCTCTTTGGAAAAGTCTCCATTAACCTGATATGGTACGGAAACTTCAAGCCATCCCAACGAGCCATTGTCTCCGACTTCATTACCTCCCTTACTTCTCCATCTTCTTCCAAACCCAACACAGACCAACCATCAGTCAGCACGTGGTGGAAGACCATCGAAACCTACCAGCGCCTTGCTAACTCCAACTCCAAGAAACCTTCGTCCCTCTCCATCTCATTAGGAGCCGAGTTCATCGACGAGACCTACTCTCTCGGAAAAACGTTGACCAGTAAACACATCGTGCGACTGGCCTCCAAGGGCGGTCAAAAGGACGCCATCAACGTTGTTTTGACTGCCGCTGACGTTGCCGTCGAAGGGTTCTGCTCTAGTAAGTGCGGGACACACGGTTCATCTCGGTCCGACAACAAATTGAGAGGAAATATAAAGAGCTCCAAGTTCGCTTACATCTGGGTCGGAAACTCGGAGACCCAGTGCCCAGGTCAATGCGCATGGCCGTTCCACCAGCCCATTTACGGACCACAAGCACAGCCACTGATTGCTCCAAACAACGACGTGGGTCTTGACGGAGTGATCATCAACCTGGCTAGCCTTTTGGCTGGAACCGCAACGAACCCGTTCGGAAATGGGTACTTCCAAGGACCGAAGGAGGCTCCACTAGAGGCGGGTTCGGCTTGTCCCGGTACTTTTGGGAAGGGGGCCTACCCTGGATACGCCGGTGATCTCTTGGTTGACCCCACGACTGGTGCCAGCTACAATGCTCACGGCGGCAATGGAAGGAAGTACTTGCTTCCGGCTCTGTTTGACCCTTCCACCTCCACTTGTTCTACCTTGGTTTGA